From a region of the Desulfomicrobium escambiense DSM 10707 genome:
- the folK gene encoding 2-amino-4-hydroxy-6-hydroxymethyldihydropteridine diphosphokinase, with amino-acid sequence MPHHTVTQAYLGLGSNMGDGPANLRRALELLGAIPGLTVEAVSPIFRTEPQGLTDQAWFANCAAHVRLEGAWTPETLLDATSGVEDAMGRVRTVVWGPRVIDIDILLLDGCEWLSDRLQIPHPRMCERAFVLVPLMHLAPDLRIRDASPSQWLSRLTYSVEGDIIRQPSKPFRGE; translated from the coding sequence ATGCCACACCACACGGTCACCCAAGCCTATCTCGGCCTGGGCTCGAACATGGGCGACGGGCCCGCCAACCTGCGCCGCGCACTGGAACTTCTTGGCGCCATCCCGGGCCTGACCGTGGAGGCCGTGTCCCCGATCTTCCGAACGGAGCCCCAGGGCCTGACGGATCAGGCTTGGTTCGCCAACTGCGCGGCCCACGTCCGTTTGGAGGGCGCCTGGACGCCCGAAACGCTCCTGGACGCCACATCCGGCGTCGAGGACGCCATGGGAAGGGTGCGCACGGTGGTCTGGGGACCGCGCGTCATCGACATCGACATTCTGCTTCTGGACGGCTGCGAATGGCTGTCGGACCGGCTGCAGATCCCGCATCCGCGCATGTGCGAGAGGGCCTTCGTGCTCGTCCCGCTCATGCATCTCGCCCCGGACCTTCGCATCCGGGACGCAAGCCCATCACAGTGGCTGTCGCGGCTTACGTACTCCGTCGAGGGGGACATCATCCGCCAGCCCTCCAAACCATTTCGAGGTGAATGA
- the fsa gene encoding fructose-6-phosphate aldolase produces the protein MQFFIDTANLDEIRAAMDMGLVDGVTTNPSLMSKEASDWREIATEICRLVSGPVSLEVIALDAEGMVREARDLMQYGPNVVVKVPMTGEGLKAVRILKSMDIETNVTLVFSAAQALLAAKAGAAYVSPFLGRLDDVGQDGMELVQQILTVYANYGFSTRVIAASVRHPLHVLDAALAGAHIATVPFKILSQLLSHPLTDKGIAAFLKDWEKKEGK, from the coding sequence ATGCAGTTCTTCATCGACACCGCCAACCTGGACGAGATCCGGGCGGCCATGGACATGGGCCTGGTGGACGGCGTGACCACGAACCCGTCGCTCATGTCGAAGGAGGCGTCCGACTGGCGCGAGATCGCAACCGAGATCTGCCGCCTGGTGTCGGGGCCCGTCAGCCTCGAAGTCATCGCCCTGGACGCCGAGGGCATGGTCCGCGAGGCCCGGGATCTCATGCAGTACGGACCCAACGTCGTGGTCAAGGTGCCCATGACGGGCGAAGGGCTCAAGGCCGTGCGCATCCTCAAATCCATGGACATCGAGACCAACGTGACCCTGGTCTTTTCCGCGGCCCAGGCGCTGCTGGCCGCCAAGGCCGGCGCGGCCTACGTCAGCCCGTTCCTCGGGCGCCTCGACGACGTGGGCCAGGACGGCATGGAACTCGTGCAGCAGATCCTGACGGTCTACGCCAACTACGGCTTTTCCACCCGCGTCATCGCCGCAAGCGTCCGCCATCCGCTGCACGTCCTGGATGCGGCCCTGGCCGGCGCGCACATTGCCACGGTGCCGTTCAAGATCCTGAGCCAACTCTTGAGCCACCCCCTGACGGACAAGGGGATTGCCGCGTTTCTCAAGGATTGGGAGAAGAAAGAAGGAAAATGA
- a CDS encoding HD domain-containing phosphohydrolase, whose product MNTILVVDSDGKALTAAHRRLRRNFETHIALGARSGLQRLVEEGPYAAVIAEFSMADMDGIEFLARVRTVSPQTSRILLSRTSMGVADLLRAVNEAGVFHVLPASCDDQPLLDAVGKGVRQYEEMWTSSRDMRDTCALFAKAVHEIVCWLRADLRDLLSSVLPLLRGLCQRLNDPDPVLTETAFLASVVGFIALPAQTLDAVVSGRELGDAQKLAFAGHPEHAVELLRHIPKMRDVAEILRGYSNFLHLSLMPASDDATDMPDMPCGSPILALVMEYRMSLFENLPTAAFMERMRERGLYASSMLQALEAQIAASDQAETPVGLEALQPGMVLARPVTGTRDGKSMVLAPEGYELSRTTILFIRQTARNGHVDEPVMVKGGGTPRNTDQTES is encoded by the coding sequence GTGAACACCATTCTCGTCGTGGACTCCGACGGCAAGGCCCTGACGGCCGCCCACCGCAGGTTGCGCAGGAATTTCGAGACGCACATCGCCCTGGGAGCGCGCTCGGGGCTGCAGCGGCTTGTGGAAGAGGGTCCGTACGCGGCGGTCATCGCCGAATTCTCCATGGCGGACATGGACGGGATCGAGTTTCTGGCGCGCGTGCGCACCGTGAGCCCCCAGACTTCAAGAATCCTGCTCAGCCGAACGTCCATGGGAGTGGCCGACCTGTTGCGCGCGGTCAACGAGGCAGGCGTCTTTCACGTCCTGCCCGCCTCGTGCGACGATCAACCGCTGCTGGACGCCGTGGGCAAGGGTGTCCGGCAATACGAGGAAATGTGGACATCCTCGCGCGACATGCGGGACACCTGCGCCCTTTTTGCCAAGGCCGTGCACGAGATCGTGTGCTGGCTGCGCGCCGACCTGCGCGATCTGCTGAGCTCCGTACTGCCGCTCCTGCGCGGGCTATGCCAGCGGCTCAACGACCCGGATCCGGTGCTGACGGAGACGGCATTCCTCGCCTCCGTCGTAGGTTTCATCGCCCTGCCGGCACAGACGCTGGATGCGGTCGTCTCCGGACGGGAACTGGGCGACGCCCAGAAGCTCGCCTTCGCAGGGCATCCTGAGCACGCGGTGGAACTGCTGCGCCATATCCCCAAGATGCGGGACGTGGCCGAGATCCTGCGCGGATATTCCAATTTTCTGCACCTGAGCCTCATGCCGGCTTCCGACGATGCGACGGACATGCCGGACATGCCCTGCGGTTCCCCCATCCTGGCCCTGGTCATGGAATACCGGATGTCCCTGTTCGAAAATCTCCCCACAGCGGCATTCATGGAGCGCATGCGCGAGCGGGGCCTGTACGCCAGTTCCATGCTCCAGGCCCTCGAGGCGCAGATCGCGGCCAGCGATCAGGCCGAAACGCCGGTCGGCCTGGAGGCGCTGCAACCAGGCATGGTCCTGGCCCGGCCCGTGACCGGGACACGCGACGGCAAAAGCATGGTCCTGGCGCCCGAAGGCTACGAACTGTCCCGCACGACCATCCTCTTCATCCGCCAGACCGCCCGCAACGGCCATGTGGACGAACCGGTCATGGTCAAGGGCGGCGGCACGCCCCGGAACACGGACCAGACGGAAAGCTGA
- a CDS encoding transcriptional regulator, with the protein MLKFLVIAAACFILYKLLTNDRKKKVEVKKNNDEQLAKEGVLVKDPVCGTYVSKDSDIRIKEGGQVRCFCSYECRDKYLKMIKE; encoded by the coding sequence ATGCTCAAGTTTCTCGTGATCGCCGCCGCCTGCTTCATCCTGTACAAGTTGCTGACCAACGACCGTAAGAAGAAGGTCGAAGTCAAGAAGAACAATGACGAGCAGCTGGCTAAGGAAGGGGTGCTGGTCAAGGATCCCGTCTGCGGCACGTACGTTTCCAAGGATTCGGACATCCGGATCAAGGAAGGGGGGCAGGTCAGGTGTTTCTGCAGCTATGAATGCCGGGACAAGTACCTGAAAATGATCAAGGAATAA
- a CDS encoding CBS domain-containing protein, whose product MSHPTTVITCHANADFDALAAMIAVSKLYPGAALVFPGTQESSLKDYFIQSAMYLFNFTTLKDIDPALIRKLVVVDTRQRSRLVHVEPLFAVPGLEIHIYDHHPPDDEGLRGVVDVYLPWGATTSIIVDMLKAKGLTVDADEATILGLGIFEDTGGFTFKSTTEHDFEAAAWLRTMGMDLDVVRDIMSRELSTEQVAILSELIESAATHTINGVDIVLTEVSLESYVGDFALLTHKLMDMENIRVLFAIGRMGDRIQLVARSKAPEVDVGVVCASFGGGGHAYAASASIKDRTISQVRDELFALLYSHINPQLVVRDFMSAPVVRIEAAQTVAQAAEVMTRYGLKALPVVEFGDQVCGIIEGSLAEKAVGHGLGSERVTEYMLEDFQAVSEDQDLYQVMEIILGRRQRLVPVLRDHAMVGVITRTDLINLMVQEPARIPESLLSDKRQEKSIRHVLSERLPRATVALLQLAGQTAQDMGVEVYAVGGFVRDMLLGIPNDDIDLVVEGDGVAFAHALGERLQARVRPHLKFRTAVLILPSGQKIDVATARLEYYEYPAALPIVELSSLKMDLYRRDFSINTLAVHLCPPTFGRLVDFFGGQQDIKDGIIRVLHSLSFVEDPTRIIRAIRFEQRFQFKIGSQTERLIKNAVRLNIFQRLSGARIRHELRLLAEDSAPVDALVRMRDLGLLQEISPLLHFPQTKEALLEEIEKVITWYKLLFRREAPDIWIVYFLGLVSGFDAHQVLALTARLQFPPRRVELVESTRRQLRFTAMQLAQWARNQGRPADLYEILAPLSLEGLLYTMARQRKEELRKAVSQYLTHLQDVQIAVSGRDIAALGLPPGPHYSTILRAVKCAVLNAEVATREEQLALAQRLANSLAGEARDAAALS is encoded by the coding sequence ATGAGTCATCCGACAACGGTCATCACCTGCCACGCCAACGCCGACTTCGACGCCCTGGCCGCCATGATCGCCGTAAGCAAGCTCTACCCCGGCGCGGCCCTGGTCTTCCCGGGCACCCAGGAGAGCTCCCTTAAGGATTACTTCATCCAGAGCGCCATGTACCTCTTCAATTTCACGACGCTCAAGGACATCGACCCGGCCCTGATCCGCAAGCTCGTCGTGGTGGACACCCGCCAGCGCTCGCGCCTGGTCCACGTGGAGCCCCTCTTCGCCGTGCCGGGCCTGGAGATCCACATCTACGATCACCACCCGCCCGACGACGAAGGCCTGCGCGGCGTCGTGGACGTGTACCTGCCCTGGGGCGCAACCACATCCATCATCGTTGACATGCTCAAGGCCAAAGGCCTGACCGTGGACGCCGACGAGGCCACCATCCTGGGCCTGGGGATTTTCGAGGACACGGGCGGCTTCACCTTCAAGTCCACCACGGAGCACGACTTCGAGGCCGCGGCTTGGCTGCGGACCATGGGCATGGACCTCGACGTCGTCCGCGACATCATGAGCCGCGAGCTGTCCACGGAACAGGTGGCCATCCTCTCGGAACTCATCGAGTCGGCCGCGACCCATACCATAAACGGCGTGGACATCGTGCTGACCGAGGTCTCCCTGGAGTCCTACGTCGGCGACTTCGCCCTGCTGACCCACAAGCTCATGGACATGGAGAACATCCGCGTCCTCTTCGCCATCGGCCGCATGGGCGACCGCATCCAGCTCGTGGCCCGCAGCAAGGCCCCGGAGGTGGACGTGGGCGTGGTCTGCGCCTCCTTCGGCGGCGGCGGCCACGCCTACGCCGCGTCGGCCTCCATCAAGGATCGCACGATATCTCAAGTAAGGGATGAACTTTTCGCGCTGCTCTACTCCCACATCAATCCGCAGCTCGTGGTCAGGGATTTCATGTCCGCGCCCGTGGTGCGCATCGAGGCCGCGCAGACCGTGGCCCAGGCCGCGGAGGTCATGACCCGCTACGGCCTCAAGGCCCTGCCCGTGGTCGAGTTCGGGGACCAGGTCTGCGGCATCATCGAGGGCAGCCTGGCGGAGAAGGCCGTGGGGCACGGCCTGGGTTCCGAACGCGTCACGGAGTACATGCTCGAGGACTTCCAGGCCGTGTCCGAGGACCAGGACCTCTACCAGGTCATGGAGATCATCCTCGGACGTCGCCAGCGCCTGGTGCCGGTCCTGCGCGATCACGCCATGGTCGGGGTCATCACGCGCACCGACCTCATCAATTTGATGGTCCAGGAGCCGGCCCGCATCCCCGAGTCCCTCCTCTCGGACAAGCGCCAGGAGAAGAGCATCCGCCACGTGCTGTCCGAACGGCTGCCGCGAGCCACCGTCGCGCTGCTGCAGCTGGCCGGGCAGACGGCCCAGGACATGGGCGTGGAGGTCTACGCCGTGGGAGGCTTCGTGCGCGACATGCTGCTGGGCATCCCCAACGACGACATCGATCTGGTGGTGGAGGGCGACGGCGTGGCCTTCGCCCACGCCCTGGGCGAACGGCTCCAGGCCCGGGTGCGGCCGCACCTCAAGTTCCGCACGGCCGTGCTCATCCTGCCATCGGGCCAGAAGATCGACGTGGCCACGGCCCGCCTGGAATACTACGAATACCCGGCCGCCCTGCCCATCGTGGAGCTATCGTCCCTGAAGATGGACCTCTACCGCCGCGACTTCTCCATCAACACCCTGGCCGTGCACCTCTGCCCGCCGACCTTCGGCCGGCTGGTGGACTTCTTCGGCGGCCAGCAGGACATCAAGGACGGCATCATCCGCGTCCTGCACTCGCTGTCCTTCGTCGAGGACCCGACGCGCATCATCCGCGCCATCCGCTTCGAGCAGCGCTTCCAGTTCAAGATCGGCAGCCAGACCGAGCGGCTCATCAAGAACGCCGTGCGCCTCAACATCTTCCAGCGGCTCTCGGGGGCGCGCATCCGCCACGAACTGCGGCTCCTGGCCGAGGACAGCGCGCCCGTGGACGCCCTGGTGCGCATGCGCGACCTGGGCCTGCTGCAGGAGATCAGCCCCCTGCTCCACTTCCCCCAGACCAAGGAAGCCCTGCTGGAGGAGATTGAGAAGGTCATCACGTGGTACAAGCTCCTGTTTCGCCGCGAGGCTCCGGACATCTGGATCGTCTACTTCCTGGGGCTGGTCTCGGGCTTCGACGCCCACCAGGTCCTGGCCCTGACGGCGCGCCTGCAGTTCCCGCCGCGTCGCGTGGAACTGGTCGAGTCCACGCGCCGGCAGCTGCGCTTCACGGCCATGCAGCTGGCCCAGTGGGCCAGAAACCAAGGGCGGCCGGCGGACCTTTACGAGATCCTCGCCCCGCTCTCCCTGGAGGGGCTGCTCTACACCATGGCCCGGCAGCGCAAGGAAGAGCTGCGCAAGGCTGTGTCCCAGTACCTGACCCATCTGCAGGACGTGCAGATCGCCGTCTCAGGCCGCGACATCGCCGCCCTGGGCCTGCCGCCGGGCCCCCACTACTCCACCATCCTGCGCGCCGTGAAGTGCGCGGTGCTCAACGCCGAAGTCGCGACGCGCGAGGAGCAGCTGGCCCTGGCGCAGCGCCTGGCCAATTCCCTGGCTGGGGAAGCGCGCGACGCCGCAGCACTTTCTTGA
- the xerD gene encoding site-specific tyrosine recombinase XerD produces the protein MHDEIDAYLQHLTVIRGLSEKTVEAYGSDLLFFRDFMTELGGSLDSVDEHTLFLYLVHLRRKGLKNTSLARNLSSLRGFFDHLVQERVLTGSPAALLDSPKLSRKLPDVLSRDEVTALLARPDTSDRLGFRDRTMLELLYACGLRVSELVAMTAQDFDPQTGLMRVLGKGSKERFVPLHDGAIGFLLDYLRRWRPLFGPKCDEAFLNRSGLGLSRQGVWKMIRRYALEAGIARTVSPHTLRHSFATHLLEGGADLRTVQILLGHSDIMATEIYTHVQSARMIALHRKFHPRA, from the coding sequence ATGCACGACGAAATCGACGCCTACCTCCAACACCTGACCGTCATCCGCGGCCTGTCCGAAAAAACCGTCGAGGCCTACGGCTCGGACCTGCTCTTCTTCCGCGATTTCATGACGGAACTGGGCGGGAGCCTCGATTCCGTGGACGAGCACACCCTCTTCCTCTACCTCGTGCACCTGCGGCGCAAGGGCCTCAAAAACACCTCCCTGGCCCGCAACCTGTCGAGCCTGCGGGGCTTCTTCGACCATCTCGTGCAGGAGCGCGTCCTGACGGGCAGCCCGGCCGCCCTGCTGGACAGTCCCAAACTCTCGCGCAAGCTGCCCGACGTCCTGTCCCGCGACGAGGTCACGGCGCTTCTGGCGCGGCCCGACACCTCGGACCGCCTGGGCTTCCGCGACCGGACCATGCTCGAACTCCTCTACGCCTGCGGTCTGCGCGTGTCCGAACTGGTGGCCATGACGGCCCAGGACTTCGACCCCCAGACCGGACTGATGCGCGTCCTGGGCAAGGGCAGCAAGGAGCGCTTCGTGCCCCTGCACGACGGAGCCATAGGTTTTCTCCTGGACTACCTGCGCCGCTGGCGCCCCCTCTTCGGCCCCAAGTGCGACGAGGCCTTCCTGAACCGCTCGGGCCTGGGCCTCTCGCGCCAGGGCGTGTGGAAGATGATCCGCCGCTACGCCCTGGAGGCCGGCATCGCGCGCACCGTGTCACCCCACACCCTGCGCCACTCCTTCGCAACGCATCTCCTCGAAGGCGGGGCCGACCTGCGCACCGTGCAGATCCTGCTGGGGCACAGCGACATCATGGCCACGGAAATCTACACCCACGTGCAGTCGGCGCGCATGATCGCCCTGCACCGCAAATTCCACCCACGGGCCTGA